From Variimorphobacter saccharofermentans, one genomic window encodes:
- a CDS encoding Flp1 family type IVb pilin, with product MAKTMKRRLKQMYWRMFTPQVEGVGIIEVILILVIVIGLVLIFKDEISAIVEQAFEAITGDSGEIIGGSEGP from the coding sequence TTGGCGAAGACGATGAAAAGAAGATTGAAACAAATGTATTGGAGGATGTTTACCCCTCAGGTAGAGGGTGTTGGAATCATTGAAGTAATATTGATTCTGGTAATCGTGATTGGGCTGGTATTAATATTTAAGGATGAGATCTCTGCCATAGTGGAACAGGCATTTGAAGCCATTACAGGTGATTCTGGAGAAATCATAGGCGGCTCAGAGGGACCGTAA
- a CDS encoding type II secretion system F family protein, with product MLYVNLGFLAVLLGGLLCSRWKYREWIKDIDSKEHKLLFLYPLAFLILTRTGLEKKLNQKTEIVDAFKALHVTRRTENLTRLYWCSKISLVLLALILSNVFAVILQVQELQNPIIIGSHYIQRPAYGEGSDRVELEVLLRKEGKDEHKKEVTVNVKEQEYAENELPGVFQNASQYLDMAVLGENESAKQITTKLNFVNRIPDTSIAVKWKPENRNLIRSDGTIVNEELKEGVDTSVTAVLTYCEEEYEHTLHFHILPRIFSEEEMLTKKLDEAVAKSSKQSKEQPHLALPESVEDYRLTWKDKSRGQGIQITIAGGFIAGLLWLLSDKELDKKMKKRREQMLFDYPEIINKFTLLVNAGMTVKQAWLKIVDDYCMLFGQREGAKRYAYEEMLTTANELRLGIAEGIAYEQYGRRIGLIPYVKFCSLITQNLRKGNKGFTELLMREALEAFEDRKEMAKRMGEEASTRLLAPMMIMLVIVMLIILIPAFLSFRI from the coding sequence ATGCTGTATGTAAATCTCGGTTTTCTTGCAGTTCTTTTGGGTGGACTGCTATGTAGTAGGTGGAAGTACAGGGAATGGATCAAGGACATTGATTCAAAAGAGCATAAATTGCTTTTTTTATATCCACTTGCATTTTTAATTCTTACTAGGACAGGATTAGAAAAGAAACTAAACCAAAAGACGGAAATTGTAGATGCTTTTAAGGCACTTCATGTAACCAGGAGAACAGAAAATTTAACCCGGTTATATTGGTGCAGTAAGATTTCTCTGGTCCTTCTTGCTCTTATTCTATCGAATGTGTTTGCCGTTATTCTTCAGGTTCAGGAGCTTCAAAATCCTATTATCATAGGCAGCCATTATATACAGCGTCCTGCTTACGGTGAAGGAAGTGATCGGGTAGAACTGGAGGTATTATTAAGGAAGGAGGGAAAGGATGAGCATAAGAAAGAGGTGACAGTTAATGTTAAGGAACAGGAGTATGCAGAGAATGAGCTGCCCGGTGTGTTTCAAAATGCATCTCAGTATTTGGACATGGCAGTATTGGGAGAAAATGAATCAGCAAAACAGATTACAACAAAATTGAATTTTGTGAACAGAATTCCAGATACCAGTATCGCTGTAAAATGGAAGCCTGAGAACCGGAATCTAATCCGATCAGATGGAACGATAGTAAATGAGGAGCTTAAGGAAGGGGTGGATACAAGTGTAACAGCCGTATTAACCTATTGTGAAGAGGAATACGAACATACTCTGCATTTTCACATTTTACCTCGTATCTTTAGTGAAGAGGAAATGCTGACTAAAAAATTGGACGAAGCGGTGGCAAAGTCATCAAAGCAATCAAAGGAGCAGCCTCATTTAGCACTTCCGGAATCAGTGGAAGACTATCGGCTGACCTGGAAGGATAAAAGCAGGGGGCAGGGAATTCAGATAACAATTGCGGGAGGCTTCATAGCGGGACTTCTCTGGCTACTGTCAGATAAAGAACTGGATAAGAAGATGAAGAAGCGAAGAGAGCAGATGCTGTTTGATTATCCGGAGATTATCAATAAGTTCACACTGCTAGTTAATGCAGGTATGACAGTAAAGCAGGCCTGGTTAAAAATTGTGGATGATTATTGTATGTTATTTGGTCAGCGTGAAGGAGCAAAGCGCTATGCCTATGAAGAGATGTTAACAACCGCGAATGAGCTTCGACTTGGAATTGCAGAAGGTATTGCTTATGAGCAGTATGGGAGACGAATTGGATTAATCCCCTATGTTAAATTCTGCTCTTTAATTACACAGAATCTAAGAAAGGGTAACAAAGGATTTACGGAGCTATTAATGAGAGAAGCACTGGAAGCCTTTGAAGACCGTAAAGAAATGGCAAAGAGAATGGGAGAGGAGGCCAGTACCAGATTGTTAGCCCCCATGATGATTATGCTGGTAATTGTGATGCTGATTATACTAATTCCGGCTTTTTTATCCTTTCGAATTTGA
- a CDS encoding type II secretion system F family protein, which translates to MIQNYNQYQFTGKEMLKYLLLGMAASVLLGELFYRSIWGVLLLSPLIYLFLRLKKKELIKKRKWDLNKEFRDGILSLSAALEAGYSAENAFEEAYKDLKLIYPEDSLILSEFSYIIHQIKMNITVEQAIKNFGERTGVEDILSFSEVFSTAKRTGGDLIKVIKLTSSVICDKIEVKREIITLITAKRLESNIMKAIPIFILAYFQASSPEFLAPLYHNVFGVVVMTVFLGIYLLAYRIIDHIISIEV; encoded by the coding sequence ATGATACAGAATTATAATCAATATCAGTTTACGGGTAAAGAAATGTTGAAATACTTATTGCTCGGTATGGCGGCCTCGGTTCTTTTAGGGGAATTGTTTTACCGAAGTATATGGGGTGTCTTATTGTTAAGTCCTCTTATCTATCTATTCTTAAGACTGAAAAAAAAGGAGTTGATTAAAAAGCGTAAATGGGACCTTAACAAAGAATTCCGGGATGGCATACTATCTTTATCAGCGGCGTTAGAGGCAGGCTATTCGGCCGAAAATGCATTTGAGGAAGCATATAAGGACCTGAAGCTGATATATCCAGAGGATTCACTAATTCTATCAGAGTTCTCCTATATTATTCATCAAATCAAAATGAATATTACGGTGGAACAGGCTATTAAGAACTTTGGTGAACGAACAGGAGTCGAGGATATCCTAAGCTTTTCCGAGGTGTTTTCCACTGCAAAGAGAACGGGTGGTGATTTGATAAAGGTCATAAAGCTAACATCCAGTGTCATCTGTGACAAAATTGAAGTGAAGCGAGAGATTATCACACTGATTACTGCAAAACGCTTGGAATCAAATATTATGAAGGCAATTCCGATTTTTATTCTGGCATATTTTCAAGCTTCTTCACCTGAGTTTCTGGCACCGTTATATCACAATGTATTTGGGGTCGTTGTTATGACGGTATTCTTAGGAATTTACTTACTGGCATATCGAATTATAGATCACATTATATCAATCGAAGTATAG
- a CDS encoding CpaF family protein, with protein MKQIKEQLKRTILENLDLTREITDEELLDIIDEMIVSHGKENYIPMQEKQILRREIFNSIRRLDVLQELIEDHEITEIMINGPEQVFIEKNGVISLSGKRFESEQKLEDVVQQIVSHSNRIINEANPIVDSRLPDGSRVNIVLSPIAINGPIITIRKFPDHPITIEKLIELESISEEAAEFLKHLVIAGYNIFISGGTGSGKTTFLNVLSNYIPASERIITIEDSVELQIRNIPNLVQLEVRNANTEGSNEITIRDLIKTSLRMRPDRIIVGEVRDAAAIDMLQALNTGHDGSLSTGHANSPADMLSRLESLVLLGAEIPLLAVRKQIASAIDIIVHLGRLRDRSRRLLEITEVLDCKDGEIQLNPLYLFEEGGEANGRIKGTLAKQNELLHTDKLKRAGIRL; from the coding sequence ATGAAGCAGATAAAGGAGCAGCTTAAGAGAACAATTCTGGAGAATCTGGACCTGACAAGGGAGATTACCGATGAGGAATTGCTGGATATTATTGATGAGATGATTGTCTCCCATGGCAAAGAGAATTATATTCCTATGCAGGAAAAGCAAATACTCCGAAGAGAGATTTTTAATTCCATTCGCAGGCTGGATGTTCTACAGGAATTAATTGAGGATCATGAAATTACAGAGATCATGATTAATGGCCCAGAGCAAGTTTTCATTGAGAAAAACGGAGTAATTTCATTAAGTGGGAAACGCTTTGAATCGGAGCAGAAGCTGGAGGATGTAGTACAGCAAATCGTATCCCATTCCAACCGAATTATTAATGAGGCCAATCCAATCGTAGACTCCAGACTTCCTGACGGTTCCCGTGTAAATATCGTTCTCTCTCCTATAGCAATCAATGGTCCGATTATAACCATTCGAAAGTTTCCAGACCACCCGATTACGATAGAGAAGCTTATCGAATTAGAATCCATTTCAGAAGAGGCAGCAGAATTTTTGAAACACCTGGTAATCGCTGGCTACAATATCTTTATCAGTGGAGGTACAGGCTCCGGTAAAACGACCTTTCTGAATGTTCTGTCCAATTATATACCCGCATCGGAACGTATTATAACAATAGAGGATTCGGTGGAGCTTCAGATTCGGAACATCCCCAATCTGGTACAACTTGAGGTACGTAATGCCAACACAGAAGGAAGCAATGAGATTACGATCAGAGACCTTATAAAGACTAGCCTGCGTATGCGACCGGACAGGATAATCGTTGGAGAAGTCAGAGATGCGGCCGCAATCGATATGTTACAGGCACTTAATACAGGGCATGACGGATCTCTTTCCACAGGACATGCCAACTCACCGGCAGACATGCTAAGCCGACTGGAATCCTTGGTTCTCCTCGGAGCGGAGATACCATTATTGGCGGTTAGAAAGCAGATTGCATCTGCAATTGATATTATTGTTCATCTGGGCCGGTTGCGTGACCGATCGCGTCGATTGCTTGAAATAACAGAGGTCCTGGATTGTAAGGACGGAGAGATACAATTAAATCCGCTATATTTATTTGAGGAGGGCGGTGAAGCTAACGGTAGGATTAAAGGAACCCTGGCAAAACAGAATGAGTTACTTCATACAGATAAGCTTAAGAGAGCAGGAATACGGTTATAA
- a CDS encoding P-loop NTPase family protein, translated as MRKVLALYDRDTSYATRFMEFFKKNEPEYEICIFTKAESLQEYLRQHLIDILLLGTDMGTDDIPPDNVKLIVQFTEDQSKEKDFEKLYIFKYQSVQSVISKAISYFRRWENELHRQQPSGKTKIISIHSPVPEESKTAFAWSVSMLQSEHSSVLFIPMELLPTDICSCNESDNNSALSEFIYYLKENPDTITKMRSLVQYHGNLSVLSGITCGFELLSLTKEDVRKWIQSLITSSEYDLVVFYISFYSEAVMELLKQSNEVLVPWNNSKYEKALLTEWNRQMEVTGAAIAQDRIIKIPLKSQADGRYLGISLHELQQSRVWSVAEDYLQ; from the coding sequence TTGAGAAAAGTACTGGCTCTTTACGACAGAGATACCAGTTATGCTACGCGGTTTATGGAATTCTTTAAAAAGAATGAGCCTGAATATGAAATCTGTATTTTTACAAAAGCGGAAAGTCTTCAGGAATATCTGCGACAGCACTTGATTGACATACTACTATTGGGTACGGATATGGGGACAGATGATATACCACCGGATAATGTGAAACTAATTGTTCAATTCACAGAGGATCAGTCCAAAGAAAAGGATTTTGAAAAGCTTTATATCTTTAAATATCAATCCGTACAAAGCGTAATATCAAAGGCAATATCTTATTTCAGAAGATGGGAGAATGAACTACACAGGCAGCAGCCCTCTGGCAAGACCAAAATTATATCCATACATTCTCCTGTTCCTGAGGAGTCAAAGACAGCTTTCGCCTGGTCTGTCAGTATGCTTCAGTCGGAACATAGCAGTGTCCTATTTATTCCCATGGAGCTTCTTCCAACAGATATTTGTAGTTGCAATGAGAGTGATAACAATTCTGCGCTATCTGAGTTCATCTATTATCTGAAAGAAAATCCCGACACAATAACAAAAATGAGATCCCTTGTTCAGTATCACGGCAATCTGTCCGTATTATCAGGTATCACCTGTGGTTTTGAATTGCTGTCCTTAACGAAAGAGGATGTTCGCAAATGGATTCAAAGCCTGATAACCAGCTCCGAGTATGATCTTGTGGTCTTTTATATCAGTTTTTACTCGGAAGCAGTAATGGAGCTGTTAAAGCAAAGCAACGAGGTATTAGTTCCATGGAATAATTCAAAGTATGAGAAGGCCTTGCTTACAGAGTGGAACAGACAGATGGAGGTAACGGGTGCAGCGATTGCTCAGGACAGGATTATAAAAATACCTCTCAAATCACAAGCGGATGGAAGATATCTAGGTATTTCCCTTCATGAATTACAGCAAAGCCGGGTATGGTCAGTTGCGGAGGACTATCTACAATGA
- a CDS encoding pro-sigmaK processing inhibitor BofA family protein, translating into MENIIFITVIVVCLIFILACVIKQRPDLIVNFALRACLGTLAIYLLNMVLKSRGFTISVGINAATVATNGLLGLPGFLLLFGLAVYYFFTA; encoded by the coding sequence ATGGAGAATATTATTTTTATTACTGTGATAGTAGTATGTCTGATATTCATTTTAGCATGTGTCATAAAGCAGAGACCGGATCTGATTGTGAACTTTGCACTCCGTGCATGCTTGGGGACATTGGCCATCTATTTGCTAAATATGGTATTAAAGAGCAGGGGCTTCACCATAAGTGTAGGAATTAATGCGGCGACTGTTGCTACCAACGGTTTACTTGGATTACCAGGCTTTCTGCTTTTATTTGGGCTTGCCGTATACTATTTTTTCACTGCATGA
- a CDS encoding YaaL family protein — protein sequence MRLLFKKKPPKENLLLINEINKTKIALEAAYSNFENVVDPDLIDSCIYELNAVQNRYKYLIRQAKALDQKYC from the coding sequence ATGCGATTGCTCTTTAAGAAGAAACCTCCGAAAGAAAATCTGTTGCTAATAAACGAAATAAATAAAACCAAAATTGCTCTAGAGGCTGCCTATTCTAATTTTGAAAATGTAGTGGATCCGGATTTAATTGATAGCTGCATATATGAATTAAATGCTGTTCAAAATCGATATAAATACTTAATAAGACAGGCAAAAGCCTTGGATCAAAAATACTGCTAG
- a CDS encoding flagellar export chaperone FliS, translating to MKKEAIQTFTARVTQASKSELIVILYEMILTEIEEAKEAYDMGDLSTFDKELKKAQKYINELINALDMGYALSYDLLNLYLYTNKRIITAIIKRNPEPLESAEVVLRKLLVGFEEVSKQDQSGPVMRNTQQLYAGLTYGKGTLNETYIDPSDRNRGFIA from the coding sequence ATGAAAAAAGAAGCGATTCAGACGTTTACAGCAAGAGTGACACAAGCATCCAAGAGTGAGCTGATAGTTATTTTGTATGAGATGATATTAACGGAAATAGAGGAAGCAAAAGAGGCTTATGACATGGGTGACCTATCGACATTTGATAAGGAACTGAAGAAGGCACAGAAATATATCAATGAGCTGATTAATGCACTGGATATGGGTTATGCCCTTTCCTATGACCTGTTAAATCTATATCTTTATACGAATAAACGAATTATTACAGCGATCATTAAGAGAAATCCGGAACCTCTGGAAAGTGCTGAGGTCGTATTAAGAAAGCTGCTTGTGGGCTTTGAAGAGGTAAGCAAGCAGGATCAAAGTGGACCTGTAATGCGCAATACCCAACAGCTTTACGCGGGCTTAACCTACGGAAAAGGTACCTTAAATGAGACTTATATCGATCCCAGTGATCGAAACCGTGGGTTCATTGCATAG
- a CDS encoding flagellin N-terminal helical domain-containing protein has protein sequence MRINHNISALKANNQLSRTNLKLDKSLERLSSGYRINSAADDAAGLAISEKMRTQIAGLDQASRNASDGISVIQTAEGALVEVEAMLQRMRELAVQAANGTYTADDRASIQAEINQLNNEIQRISDTTEFNTMTLLDGNIDRKSFSNNDKVKLISQSDSVNVGDYQLEITQDPRQAVLIGDVTAFPATGTIGASQTGTITVNGESVEINEFDTIDEVMAKLTALCDMVDVNVFAIDDTAVPSTTDNLDTAGYASKEFASGDRLIFVSKDYGSREKIEVHCDNANLASIFGLRTTVETAVGYDAKVELVRKAAIDPTSLYENTATVSIRGDKITVEDKGGFKMVIEVAPGTVGNTFDDRYMGDTPADVTDPGSGLELITISVLSAGPMDLQIGANEGQTMSVRIPKVTPKTLGIDKVNICTQDGAEEAITLLDNAVNEVSAIRAKLGAYQNRLEHSIANLDVTSENMTESLSRIEDVDMAEEMANYTQKNVLAQAGTAMLSQANQRPQMILSLLQQ, from the coding sequence ATGAGAATTAATCATAACATTTCCGCATTAAAAGCGAATAACCAGCTATCCAGAACAAATCTGAAGCTGGATAAAAGCTTAGAGAGATTATCTTCAGGTTACCGTATTAACAGTGCTGCAGATGATGCAGCGGGATTAGCAATTTCAGAGAAAATGAGAACACAGATCGCAGGACTGGACCAGGCTTCCCGAAATGCATCGGACGGTATTTCCGTTATTCAGACTGCTGAAGGTGCGTTGGTAGAAGTAGAAGCGATGCTCCAAAGAATGAGAGAGCTTGCAGTACAGGCTGCAAATGGTACCTATACAGCGGATGACCGTGCCTCCATTCAGGCAGAAATTAATCAATTAAATAATGAAATTCAGAGAATTTCCGATACAACAGAATTCAATACCATGACACTGTTGGATGGAAATATTGATCGAAAGTCCTTTTCTAATAACGATAAGGTGAAGCTAATCTCTCAATCCGATTCGGTGAATGTGGGAGATTATCAGCTGGAAATAACGCAGGATCCCAGACAGGCAGTACTAATAGGAGATGTAACAGCCTTCCCTGCAACTGGAACGATTGGAGCATCCCAGACAGGTACAATTACGGTAAATGGAGAATCTGTAGAAATAAATGAATTCGATACCATAGATGAGGTAATGGCAAAGCTTACAGCACTATGTGACATGGTTGATGTTAATGTATTTGCCATAGATGATACTGCAGTACCATCAACAACGGATAATTTAGACACTGCCGGATATGCAAGTAAGGAATTTGCCTCTGGCGACCGTTTGATTTTCGTTAGTAAGGATTATGGTTCCAGAGAAAAGATAGAGGTGCATTGTGACAATGCTAATTTAGCGTCTATATTTGGATTAAGAACTACGGTGGAAACTGCTGTAGGATATGATGCAAAAGTAGAGCTTGTCCGTAAGGCAGCCATTGATCCCACTTCCTTGTATGAAAATACTGCTACAGTATCCATAAGAGGGGATAAAATCACAGTTGAGGATAAGGGTGGATTCAAAATGGTAATCGAGGTAGCTCCCGGTACTGTAGGAAACACCTTTGATGATCGTTATATGGGAGATACGCCTGCTGATGTTACGGATCCCGGATCGGGCTTAGAGCTTATCACAATTTCCGTATTGAGCGCAGGCCCTATGGATTTACAGATTGGTGCAAATGAAGGACAAACCATGTCCGTTAGAATACCAAAGGTAACACCGAAGACATTAGGAATCGATAAGGTGAATATCTGTACACAGGATGGTGCAGAGGAAGCAATTACCTTACTAGACAATGCCGTTAATGAAGTATCAGCAATTCGTGCTAAGCTAGGTGCATACCAGAACCGCCTGGAGCATTCTATTGCTAATCTGGATGTTACTTCAGAGAACATGACCGAATCCTTATCCCGTATTGAAGATGTGGATATGGCAGAAGAGATGGCAAATTATACTCAGAAAAACGTATTAGCTCAAGCAGGTACAGCAATGTTATCCCAGGCAAATCAGAGACCTCAGATGATTCTATCCTTATTACAGCAATAA